The genomic stretch ACGGCCTGCCCCACGGAAAGCGAGCATCTGTAACGGAAATCAACCACTTCCAAAAGCAGTGTTTACAATTACTTTCTATTCGCAGCGTCCCAGTCAGCTAGGAATTTCTCGATCCCTTGATCTGTTAGTGGATGCTTCACTAGTCCTTTAATTACGTTTGGTGGAATTGTTGCGATGTGCGCGCCTCGTAATGCCGCTTCTGTTACGTGAACAGGGTGGCGGATCGATGCTGCGATGATCTCTGTTGGGATCTCATGAATCGCAAAAATTTGTGCCACTTGTGAAACAAGCTCCAAGCCATCTTGGCCGATATCATCTAAACGCCCTAAGAATGGTGATACATATGTTGCACCCGCACGAGCTGCAAGAAGTGCTTGGTTTGCATTAAAAATAAGCGTTACGTTTGTTTTAATGTTTTCATCAGAGAACGTTTTGACTGCTTTTAATCCGTCCAGTGTCATTGGAACTTTTACCGTGATGTTTGGTGCGATCTTCGCTAGTTCGCGACCTTCTGAAACCATTTCTTCATAAGAAGTTCCGATCACCTCAGCACTAACAGAACCCGGCACAAGGCTTGTGATTTCCTTCAGTCTTTCATGGAAATCAACGCCTTTTTCTTTAGCCACTAAAGAAGGGTTCGTTGTTACTCCAGATAAAATGCCCAGGTCATAGGCTTCTTTAATATCATCAATGTTTGCAGTATCAATAAAGAATTTCAAAAATATCACTCCTGTTTTTTTAAGTAGGTCTATCTTTTATATTCTTTTATAACATGTTCGTCTTCATACACGAAGGATTACGCTTACAAAACTTCGTAATAAATAGTTAATATCTATACGTGGATCGTATTTTTGCACTCTTATAGTGTAAATGAAACCGCCTATGATGTATAGGCGGTTTCATGAGAAAGGTTATATTAAGCTTTGTTAGAAGAACCAAACTCACGCATTTTTCCAGCTACAGTAGCTTGGATCGCATCACGAGCTGCAGTTAAATAGCTACGTGGATCATACTTGTCTGGGTTAGATCCGATGTATTCTTTAACTGCTTTGTGAGAAGCAATTTGGTTTTCTGTGTTTACGTTGATTTTAGCAGTTCCTAGAGAAATTGCTTTTTGGATATCTTTTGTTGGGATACCAGTACCACCATGAAGTACAAGAGGTACACCAGTTAGTTCCATTACTTCTTTCATGCGGTCAAATCCTAAGTTAGGCTCACCTTTGTAAGGTCCGTGAACAGATCCTAGTGCAGGCGCGAAACAGTCAACACCAGTTTCACGAACAAGTTGATCACACTCAGATGGGATCGCGTAAGCTGCATCTGCATCTTCAACAACTAGATCATCTTCTTGTCCACCGATACGGCCAAGTTCTGCTTCAACAGAAACACCGTGGAAGTGAGCAAGCTCAACTACTTTTTTAGTAAGAGCGATATTCTCTTCTAATGGGTGGTGAGATCCGTCGATCATTACAGATGTGAAACCTGCATGAATCGCTTCAGCACACTTTTGGTAGCTAGAACCGTGGTCAAGGTGAATCGCTACAGGTACAGTTACTTTGTACTCTTCGATAAGAGCTTTAACCATAGCTACTACAAGCTTGAATCCGCCCATATAACGAGCAGCACCTTCAGAAACACCAAGAATTACTGGAGATTTCTCTTCTTGTGCAGCCTTAAGGATCGCTTGAGTGAACTCAAGGTTGTTCAAGTTAAATTGACCAACTGCATAATTTTCCGCTTTTGCTTTTTCAAGCATTTCTTTCATTGAAACTAAAGGCATAGTAATGTCCTCCTTAGATATTGGCACGAGCAGACCAACTACATTTTTGTATAGTATATTTGCTGAAATGCGCATACACAGCAAAAAGAAGCCACTTTAGTTTACCTTTCATGGCGTCTTGCTAAACATTTCATTATGCTCATATTTCATTCTAGTATAGCATACCAATATCGCCTGAAAACCGCAACACATCAACGTTTTCGGGGTGTAACCGCTATCATTGCCGACACACCAGCATTTCTTAATCTTTTATGATGATGGCGTGTTTAATGGAAGTTCTTTCCTAACAGCTGCGCGAATCTCATCAATATCAAAAGGTTTTGCAAAATGAGTGATAGCTCCCAACTTCATAGCCTCATGAATCATGTCCAGCTCACCATAAGCGGTCATGATGATCACTTGAATCGTCTCATCATGTTTTTTTACACGACGAAGAATCTCTAAGCCATCCATTCCAGGAATTTTCATATCTAAAATGACAAGATCAGGGCGGTCTTTCTCTACAATCGAAAGAGCTTGTACACCGTTCGCTGCCTGATACGTCTTATAACCTTCTTTTTGAAAGATTTCGTTCAAAAGAATCCTGATGCCATACTGATCGTCTACAATTAAAATTTTCCCGCTCATTATTGCTCACCTCATCTAGAGTTTCTTTACAAAACCATTTTGTCCCTATACCATTCGAGACACAGGATACGAATTCCTGCTGTTTCCGATGATTTGTATTGTTAAATTAAGTATACTAAATTAATAAACAAAAACACGATGATTTGAAAAAAAGTAAGGAGTTCTTTTTCATGTTAAAAATATTTTCAACACAAGTCGCAGGATTGCTAAAATCCATTTCTGATAAAGAAGAACAGTCGATCGAAGAAGCTTCACGTTTGTTGGCACAAAGCGTACTTTCTGAAGGAACTGTCTATTTTAAAGGCTTTGATGAGATGGAAGCCGTTGTAAGTGAAGCACTATATGGAGAGAATAAATTTCGCGCCGGGGCTGATTTTTCAGATGTAGAGTCAACTGATCTGTTGCCAGTCGATAGCGTAGTAGTGGCTTCGCGCTTTTTAGACGACGAAAAACCTGTAGCACTTTGTTCAGAAGTTAGAAAAATTACGGATTGTAATATCATTTTGATAGGCGGACGTCGAAAAGATGCCGATATGGAAGCGAATCCTGATGATTTAGCCGATATCGTGATTGATACGAAAGCCGTTCGTGGATTGGTGCCGCTTGATGATGGTTCACGACTAGGTTTTCCATCTGGATTGACCGCTTTATTCGCCTATTACGCCCTATTTTTAACGACAGAAGAGATTTTGGAAGAATACGATGAAGAATAATGAGGAGGCTTGGCTTTATGCCAAGTTTTTTTTGTTTTGTGAGTAAGATTTTTTATACCCGCCCGGGTAACCTCACTGTTTTTTCGAGAAATATCTGCAATAATCCGGCGAATTATGATATTATTCCGGCGAGTTTTTACGTTATTTCAGCGAGTTTTGCCCATATATCGGCGAGTCGATCTATTTCGACAATTATCCAAAGAACAAATACCCCACCCTCACAAGCTAATCTATAAAAAAACGGCAGCTCCCACTGAATAGGAAGCTGCCGGCCATAATTAGTTCTTCAATTGTGTTACTGCACCGATAAAGTCACGGAATAATGCTTGCGGGCGTGTTGGTCGTGAAGTAAATTCTGGGTGGAACTGTGACGCAACAAACCACGGGTGATCTTCTAGCTCGATAATCTCAACTAGACGTCCATCAGGAGATGTTCCTGAGAAGATGAATCCGGCTTTTTCCATTTGTTCACGGTATTCATTGTTGAACTCATAACGGTGACGGTGTCTTTCGTAAACAACCTCATCGTTATAAGCAGCGAACGCTTTTGTATCTTCTTTAATCTTACACGGATAAAGCCCAAGACGAAGTGTACCACCTAGGTCTTCGATGTCCTTTTGTTCAGGAAGAAGATCGATAACCGGGAACGGTGTGCCAGGCATAAGTTCTGCAGAGTGCGCACCATCAAGTCCAAGTACGTTACGAGCAAACTCTACGGAAGCAAGCTGCATCCCAAGACAGATTCCTAAGAAAGGAACTTTGTTCTCACGCGCATATTGAGTAGCGAGAATCTTACCTTCTACCCCGCGGTCACCGAATCCGCCAGGAACTAAGATACCATCTGCATCTTGAAGAAGTTCTTTCACGTTTTCAGCTGTCACGTTCTCAGAGTTGATCCAGTCGATCTCGATATCTGTATCGAATTGATAACCTGCATGACGAAGCGCTTCAACAACTGAAATGTAAGCATCTTGAAGTGCTACATATTTTCCGACTAACGCGATCTTCGCTTTTCCTTTTAAGTTCGTTACTCGGTTGATCAATTCTTTCCACTCCGCCATATCTGGCTCGTGCGTTTCTAGCTTAAGATGTTTGCAAACAAGCTCGTCCATCTTCTGCTCTTGAAGATCGATCGGCACTTGATAAAGCGTATCTGCATCTCTCGCTTCAATAACCGCTTTTGGATCGATGTCACAGAAAAGACCGATCTTATCTTTCATTTCTTGAGGAACCGGCATCTCTGTACGAACTACGATGATGTTCGGCTGAATACCAAGACTACGAAGTTCTTTAACACTATGTTGTGTCGGTTTTGTCTTCAACTCACCCGCTGCACGGATATAAGGAATCAATGTACAGTGAATATACATTACATTTTCAGAGCCTACATCACTTTTGATCTGACGAATCGCTTCTAAGAACGGCAAGCTCTCGATGTCCCCTACTGTTCCGCCGATCTCTGTGATCACGACATCTGCGTTCGTTTCACGGCCAGCACGGAAAACACGTTCTTTGATCTCGTTCGTGATATGCGGGATAACTTGAACCGTTCCGCCAAGATATTCACCGCGACGCTCTTTTCTAAGAACGGTAGAGTAAATCTTACCCGTTGTTACTGAGCTGTATTTGTTTAAGTTAATATCGATAAAACGCTCGTAGTGACCTAAGTCTAAATCCGTTTCCGCACCATCATCCGTTACGAAAACTTCACCATGCTGATAAGGGCTCATTGTCCCTGGATCCACGTTGATGTAAGGATCGAATTTTTGCGTAGTCACTTTTACTCCGCGGTTTTTTAATAAACGGCCTAATGATGCTGCAGTGATTCCTTTTCCTAAAGAAGAAACTACACCGCCTGTAACAAAAATATATTTTGCCATGTTTTCAATCCCCCTAAATTTTCTAAAATAAGTATGTGCGTTTAACGCTTTTTCTACTATCGGGAGAGGTATGTGTGTGAAGTCTACACAGTCTCAGCCGTAAAAAAACAAAAAGCAAAAGACACTTCCCCTATGGTTAGGGGGCACTTTTGCTTTGATATCATATAAAATTAGTCTTTTAAATAAAAGATACAGGAATAGCCCAAAAAGAATATTACCCGAGTATAGAGCACATGTCAAGATGATCTATGAGAATCCATCTTTTAGTGTGACAAGCTTGTGAAACGGTAGCCCAGCTTCGGAAATTACGAGTTTTGAGCATGATTCCACGTGTTTCCGCTTTGAATCCAAAAGTTTTTTCCTTCGATCCGAGTTACATCCAAAAAACAAAAACCAGCGCCACAAGGGCACTGGTTTTCACAAACTCACAATGAGGCTTACAGTTCTTCTTCCTCATCTGCATCTTCATCTTCGTCTTCTTCGTCGAAGTCTTCATCTTCTTCATCGAATTCTAATTCTTCTTCATCATCGTCATCGTCATCATCGTCGTCAGAAAGATCATCGTCTTCATCAACGAACTCATCTTCCACTTCCAACTCATCGAAGTCTTCATCATCGAAGTCCTCTTCAAAGTCATAGTCATCTTCAGACGCTTTTTTACGTTTTGTTGGTTTGTTCGTTGCACCAAGTTCCTCTTCAGAGCTCTCAACCGGGTACCACGTTTTTAATCCCCATTTATTATCGCCTAGTGAAACGAATCGGCCGTCAATGTTCATATCTGTGTAAAAATACGCAATTCGGTTTTCCACAGCTGTTTTAGACAAACCTTTGATTTCAGCGATCTGTTTAACTAAATCATAGAATTGAACAGGTTGCTTAGCATTTTGCAAAATTTCAAATGCGATTTCGACCATTGACATTTCAACGACTTGTTCTTTCGTGTACGTGTTCAACATAGCCACATCGGCACTTCCTTTCCTTCTCCACACTCATTTATATCAACACATTGTGCTCATTCTTTAGAAGAATCATACTCTTCATTATAAACAAATCCCATGGGTATATGCCAGTAGTAATCTATCTTTTTTCCATAAAAGGTTTTGTAAAAGGTGTAAGGTAGGGCTTCGGTGCTTTTGAAAGTAGTTGATTTCCGCTCCAGGTTGCTCGCTTTCCGCGGGGCAGGCGGTGAGCCACTTGCCGCTTCGCGCCCTAAAGTGTCTCACCTGACCGCTTGTCCCGCAGGAGTCTCGCACCTTGCGCTCCAATCAACTTGCATAGGAGTTATATAAAGAAGCTTAAAACAACAACCTTTAAAAAAACTACATTTTAAGAGAGTAGTTCTATAAGGAGTGATACAATCATAAACTCTCGCAAAGAAAAGAGAACCGCTCAAAACGGCTCTCTCCATATTTCACTACATGTTTCTTCTATACTTTCCGCCTACTTCATAGAGCGCACTCGTGATCTGACCGAGGCTTGCATATTTTACGGTGTGCATGAGCTCATCGAAAATGTTTCCGCCGGATAGCGCAACATTTTTTAGACGTTTAAGAGCGTCACCCGCTTGGTCTTTGCTAGACTCTTGGAACGCGTTTAAATTTTGGATCTGCTGCTCTTTTTCATCTTTCGTCGCACGTGCGAGCTGCATATTGAACTCTTCTTCTGACGGTGGATTCGGGTTCAGGTACGTGTTCACGCCGATGATTGGAAGAGATCCGTCATGCTTTTTCATTTCATAATACATCGATTCTTCTTGAATCTTTCCGCGCTGATACTGCGTTTCCATCGCACCAAGCACGCCGCCTCTTGTGTTCATGCGCTCGAACTCTTGAAGAACCATCTCTTCTACGAGGTCGGTTAACTCTTCGATGATGAACGAGCCTTGAAGCGAGTTCTCATTACGAGCCAAACCAAGCTCTTTTGTAATGATCATCTGAATCGCCATCGCGCGGCGAACGGATTCTTCCGTTGGCGTTGTGATCGCTTCGTCATACGAGTTCGTGTGAAGCGAGTTACAGTTATCATAAAGTGCCATCAACGCTTGAAGCGTTGTACGAATATCGTTAAAATCAATCTCTTGCGCGTGTAATGAACGTCCAGAAGTTTGAATGTGGTATTTCAGCTTCTGGCTGCGCTCGTTTGCTTTGTATTTATCGCGCATTACCGTTGCCCAAATTCGGCGAGCGACACGGCCGATTACGCTATATTCTGGATCGAGGCCGTTTGAGAAGAAAAACGATAAGTTAGGTGCGAATGCGTTAATATCCATTCCACGGCTTAAATAATATTCAACGTACGTAAAGCCGTTCGCAAGTGTAAACGCGAGCTGCGTGATCGGGTTCGCTCCAGCTTCCGCGATATGGTAGCCAGAGATCGAAACCGAATAATAATTGCGCACTTGATGATCGATAAAGTATTGCTGAATATCACCCATCATGCGAAGTGCGAATTCCGTAGAGAAGATACATGTGTTCTGTCCTTGATCTTCTTTTAGGATGTCCGCTTGAACCGTTCCACGAACAGAGGCAAGGGTCTTCTCTTTAATCTCACTGTATTCTGCTTCGTTCGGTTGTCGGCCGTTCGTATCCGCAAAAATCTTCACTTGCTGATCGATCGCCGTGTTCATAAACATAGCAAGAATGATTGGTGCCGGACCGTTGATCGTCATCGAAACTGATGTAGAAGGTGCGATTAGGTCAAAGCCGTCATACAGCTTCTTCATGTCGTTCAGCGTACAGATGCTCACACCGCTCTCTCCGACTTTTCCGTAGATGTCCGGTCGGTGATCTGGATCTTCTCCATAAAGCGTTACTGAATCAAACGCTGTACTCAAGCGCTTCGCGTCATCATCTTTGGATAGATAATGGAATCGGCGGTTCGTACGTTCAGGAGTACCTTCTCCAGCAAACTGACGCTTCGGATCTTCCCCTTTGCGTTTAAAAGGAAACACTCCCGCTGTATATGGGAACGAACCTGGCACGTTCTCTTTCATGATCCATTTTACGATGTCTCCCCAGTCCTCAAACTTTGGAAGAGCAACCTTGGGAATATCAAGACCAGAAAGACTTTTCGTCGTCAGCTCTGTTACGATCTCTTTGTCGCGAATCTTTGTTACGAATTCTTTTTTGCTATACATTTCTTTTAACGCTGGCCATTCTTTTAGCATTTTTGATGTCGTTGGCAACAATTGCTCTTCAACTTTTTCAAGCGCTTTATTTAACGACGTTTCTACTTCTTCACCTGCAGCGTCGTACTCTCTTACTGTTTCAAGCGTCCCTTGAATCTGGAACGACTTGCGAGCTAGTTTCGCCTGCTCATTCACCGTTTCATGGTATTTACGAACCGTTTGTGCGATCTCATTTAAGTACTGAGCACGTTCACCTGGAATGATGACGTTCTTTTTCGCGGTCATCGCCTCCGCTGCAGGCTGGATGCCCCAGTCCATACCTGACTTTTCTTCGATCACTTTCATCAAGTGATAAAAAAGGACGTTCGTTCCGGCATCGTTAAACTGACTCGCGATCGTTCCATAAACCGGCATCTCATCAAGGTCTTTATCAAACCAGTTGCGAGAACGCTGATATTGCTTCTTCACATCACGAAGTGCATCTTCAGAGCCTTTGCGCTCAAACTTGTTGATGGCAATAATATCTGCATAATCGATCATATCGATCTTTTCTAATTGCGATGGTGCACCAAACTCACTCGTCATCACATATAGCGAAGCATCTGAGATCTCTGAGATTCCAGCGTCACCTTGGCCGATTCCGCTCGTCTCCACTACGATCAGATCAAATCCAGCAGCTTTCGTAACAGCGATTGCATCTTTAATCGCATCTGAAAGCTCAGATCGAGATCCTCGTGTTGCAAGTGAACGCATGTACACACGCGGATGATAGATCGCGTTCATACGGATTCTGTCCCCTAAAAGAGCTCCACCCGTTTTTTGTTTTGTCGGATCAATGGAAATGATCGCAATCGTCTTGTCTTCACACTCGTTTAAGAAGCGTCGAACGAGCTCATCGGTTAATGAACTTTTTCCCGCTCCCCCTGTTCCTGTGATTCCAAGAACCGGCACTTGTTTTTGCAGACTCTTCAACTCATTTAACGTCTGTTCAGCCGTTGCTGCGATCTCCTCTGGCGCTTGCTTCACGTTTTCCGCTAACGTGATCAAACGTGAAACTGAGCGAACGTCTTTTTCTTTCACTTTTTCAATCTCATCTGTTAAAGAGGTAACCGTCGGAAAATCACACTCTTCTACCATTTTATTGATCATGCCTTGCAGTCCTAGCAATCTTCCATCTTCCGGTGAAAAGATGCGTGTGACACCATAAGCATGCAGCTCTTTGATCTCAGGTGGGATAATTACTCCACCGCCGCCACCAAAGACTTTGATGTGTCCTGCACCGCGTTCTTTTAATAGATCGATCATGTATTTAAAATACTCAACGTGTCCGCCTTGATAAGAAGAAATCGCGATTCCTTGCACATCCTCTTGAATGGCTGCACTCACCACTTCATCTACAGAACGGTTGTGTCCGAGGTGGATGACCTCACAGCCGTTCGACTGAATGATTCTTCGCATGATGTTAATCGACGCATCGTGACCATCAAAAAGACTGGAAGCGGTTACAAATCGAACCGGATTCTTAGGCCGGTAAATATCGGTTTGAGTCATTTCATTCATCCTTTCTTATGCTCCTTTAATGCCGTACAACAATTGCTGAAGCTGTAACTGTGTATATTCCTCTAATGTATAGATCTTCTGCAGTGCCCAACGTCTGAACGTCCACATCTGTCCGATGATTACTATATTGTGAGCCGCTGCCGGAATCTCTTTTTCACTTAAATGCAGTTCACCTTGCTTTACTACTTTATAAAGAAGTTCTTCAAAGATCGCCGTCATCTCCAACTCTTTTTTGAGCACATACGGAAGAGCTTCATGAGAGAGCGACTTTGCTTCTTGATACATGACGAGTACTTCATCCTGCATATCATCCATCACTTTAAAATAGGCCGTGATTGCACGCTCGACGCCTTGAATGCCGCTATCTTCCCCATTGATATCCTGCTGCAGCCTTAGCTTTACCCCGTCATAGATGCTGTCGCAAACCAGATAGAGAATATCTTCTTTTGACCGGATATACTCATAGAGTGTGCCGATGCTAAAGCCAGAAGCTTTTGCGATCTCACGAGTTGTCGTGCGGTGGAATCCGTTCTCTTTAAATAGAGAAACCGCCGCTTTAACCATCTCTTCCCGTCGTCTCTGAATCAATTTTTCGTCTTTTACGAGCGACGGCACTTCTTTCCTACCCAATTGGCCTCCCTCATTTCTGTTTCCCGTCAGCCGGCTGCAATCGTTTGAGT from Bacillus sp. E(2018) encodes the following:
- the fsa gene encoding fructose-6-phosphate aldolase — protein: MKFFIDTANIDDIKEAYDLGILSGVTTNPSLVAKEKGVDFHERLKEITSLVPGSVSAEVIGTSYEEMVSEGRELAKIAPNITVKVPMTLDGLKAVKTFSDENIKTNVTLIFNANQALLAARAGATYVSPFLGRLDDIGQDGLELVSQVAQIFAIHEIPTEIIAASIRHPVHVTEAALRGAHIATIPPNVIKGLVKHPLTDQGIEKFLADWDAANRK
- the rpoE gene encoding DNA-directed RNA polymerase subunit delta gives rise to the protein MLNTYTKEQVVEMSMVEIAFEILQNAKQPVQFYDLVKQIAEIKGLSKTAVENRIAYFYTDMNIDGRFVSLGDNKWGLKTWYPVESSEEELGATNKPTKRKKASEDDYDFEEDFDDEDFDELEVEDEFVDEDDDLSDDDDDDDDDEEELEFDEEDEDFDEEDEDEDADEEEEL
- a CDS encoding DUF2529 family protein; protein product: MLKIFSTQVAGLLKSISDKEEQSIEEASRLLAQSVLSEGTVYFKGFDEMEAVVSEALYGENKFRAGADFSDVESTDLLPVDSVVVASRFLDDEKPVALCSEVRKITDCNIILIGGRRKDADMEANPDDLADIVIDTKAVRGLVPLDDGSRLGFPSGLTALFAYYALFLTTEEILEEYDEE
- a CDS encoding CTP synthase encodes the protein MAKYIFVTGGVVSSLGKGITAASLGRLLKNRGVKVTTQKFDPYINVDPGTMSPYQHGEVFVTDDGAETDLDLGHYERFIDINLNKYSSVTTGKIYSTVLRKERRGEYLGGTVQVIPHITNEIKERVFRAGRETNADVVITEIGGTVGDIESLPFLEAIRQIKSDVGSENVMYIHCTLIPYIRAAGELKTKPTQHSVKELRSLGIQPNIIVVRTEMPVPQEMKDKIGLFCDIDPKAVIEARDADTLYQVPIDLQEQKMDELVCKHLKLETHEPDMAEWKELINRVTNLKGKAKIALVGKYVALQDAYISVVEALRHAGYQFDTDIEIDWINSENVTAENVKELLQDADGILVPGGFGDRGVEGKILATQYARENKVPFLGICLGMQLASVEFARNVLGLDGAHSAELMPGTPFPVIDLLPEQKDIEDLGGTLRLGLYPCKIKEDTKAFAAYNDEVVYERHRHRYEFNNEYREQMEKAGFIFSGTSPDGRLVEIIELEDHPWFVASQFHPEFTSRPTRPQALFRDFIGAVTQLKN
- a CDS encoding TetR/AcrR family transcriptional regulator — encoded protein: MGRKEVPSLVKDEKLIQRRREEMVKAAVSLFKENGFHRTTTREIAKASGFSIGTLYEYIRSKEDILYLVCDSIYDGVKLRLQQDINGEDSGIQGVERAITAYFKVMDDMQDEVLVMYQEAKSLSHEALPYVLKKELEMTAIFEELLYKVVKQGELHLSEKEIPAAAHNIVIIGQMWTFRRWALQKIYTLEEYTQLQLQQLLYGIKGA
- the icmF gene encoding fused isobutyryl-CoA mutase/GTPase IcmF; its protein translation is MTQTDIYRPKNPVRFVTASSLFDGHDASINIMRRIIQSNGCEVIHLGHNRSVDEVVSAAIQEDVQGIAISSYQGGHVEYFKYMIDLLKERGAGHIKVFGGGGGVIIPPEIKELHAYGVTRIFSPEDGRLLGLQGMINKMVEECDFPTVTSLTDEIEKVKEKDVRSVSRLITLAENVKQAPEEIAATAEQTLNELKSLQKQVPVLGITGTGGAGKSSLTDELVRRFLNECEDKTIAIISIDPTKQKTGGALLGDRIRMNAIYHPRVYMRSLATRGSRSELSDAIKDAIAVTKAAGFDLIVVETSGIGQGDAGISEISDASLYVMTSEFGAPSQLEKIDMIDYADIIAINKFERKGSEDALRDVKKQYQRSRNWFDKDLDEMPVYGTIASQFNDAGTNVLFYHLMKVIEEKSGMDWGIQPAAEAMTAKKNVIIPGERAQYLNEIAQTVRKYHETVNEQAKLARKSFQIQGTLETVREYDAAGEEVETSLNKALEKVEEQLLPTTSKMLKEWPALKEMYSKKEFVTKIRDKEIVTELTTKSLSGLDIPKVALPKFEDWGDIVKWIMKENVPGSFPYTAGVFPFKRKGEDPKRQFAGEGTPERTNRRFHYLSKDDDAKRLSTAFDSVTLYGEDPDHRPDIYGKVGESGVSICTLNDMKKLYDGFDLIAPSTSVSMTINGPAPIILAMFMNTAIDQQVKIFADTNGRQPNEAEYSEIKEKTLASVRGTVQADILKEDQGQNTCIFSTEFALRMMGDIQQYFIDHQVRNYYSVSISGYHIAEAGANPITQLAFTLANGFTYVEYYLSRGMDINAFAPNLSFFFSNGLDPEYSVIGRVARRIWATVMRDKYKANERSQKLKYHIQTSGRSLHAQEIDFNDIRTTLQALMALYDNCNSLHTNSYDEAITTPTEESVRRAMAIQMIITKELGLARNENSLQGSFIIEELTDLVEEMVLQEFERMNTRGGVLGAMETQYQRGKIQEESMYYEMKKHDGSLPIIGVNTYLNPNPPSEEEFNMQLARATKDEKEQQIQNLNAFQESSKDQAGDALKRLKNVALSGGNIFDELMHTVKYASLGQITSALYEVGGKYRRNM
- the fba gene encoding class II fructose-1,6-bisphosphate aldolase: MPLVSMKEMLEKAKAENYAVGQFNLNNLEFTQAILKAAQEEKSPVILGVSEGAARYMGGFKLVVAMVKALIEEYKVTVPVAIHLDHGSSYQKCAEAIHAGFTSVMIDGSHHPLEENIALTKKVVELAHFHGVSVEAELGRIGGQEDDLVVEDADAAYAIPSECDQLVRETGVDCFAPALGSVHGPYKGEPNLGFDRMKEVMELTGVPLVLHGGTGIPTKDIQKAISLGTAKINVNTENQIASHKAVKEYIGSNPDKYDPRSYLTAARDAIQATVAGKMREFGSSNKA
- a CDS encoding response regulator; this encodes MMSGKILIVDDQYGIRILLNEIFQKEGYKTYQAANGVQALSIVEKDRPDLVILDMKIPGMDGLEILRRVKKHDETIQVIIMTAYGELDMIHEAMKLGAITHFAKPFDIDEIRAAVRKELPLNTPSS